A region of Candidatus Diapherotrites archaeon DNA encodes the following proteins:
- a CDS encoding metal-dependent transcriptional regulator, protein MVNQSRLDYVRAIFILSGRLGEVRGKGLSEYLGVSKNTVSTMLKRLRAQKLVLYEEYGAVSLTKKGERLAKDLTARHRLIELFLTRVLKRNPKTVHGEADLLEHAFSEQSLKSMRKLLGNPKFDPHGKTIFV, encoded by the coding sequence ATGGTTAACCAATCCAGGCTGGATTATGTCCGGGCGATTTTCATTTTGTCCGGCAGGCTGGGCGAGGTTCGCGGCAAGGGCCTGTCGGAATACCTTGGCGTGAGCAAGAACACTGTTTCGACAATGCTGAAGCGCTTGAGGGCGCAGAAGCTTGTTTTGTATGAAGAGTATGGCGCGGTTTCATTGACAAAGAAGGGCGAGCGGCTGGCGAAAGACCTTACCGCAAGGCACAGGCTCATAGAGCTTTTTCTTACCAGGGTTCTCAAGCGCAATCCCAAGACAGTGCATGGCGAGGCCGACCTTTTGGAGCACGCTTTTTCCGAGCAGAGTTTGAAGTCGATGCGAAAGCTTTTGGGCAATCCCAAGTTTGACCCTCACGGGAAAACAATTTTCGTTTGA
- a CDS encoding Nramp family divalent metal transporter, whose amino-acid sequence MVLQRLNRFTEALGRVLSKFRVFSDPKFWAFFGTGLIVSVAYMDPGNWGTSIAAGSVYNYSLLWAIWLASGMAMLFQYLSGKMGIAGYSLAEVIHLRWKNRSLVLVYWLLAEAAILATDLAEFLGIVVALNLLFGVPLLLGAFIAMLDVLLLLFLASKSFRAIEYAFILFVSTIGVGYVYEIFITKPDLPSILVHSVVPVLSPAMVLFVVGIVGATVMPHALFVHSWLIKNKMKENNGKIDVKTALSYHKADTILSLLVAGLINAAILIMAAAAFYGLASGIATIDAAYRTLTPLFGPLASTVFAVALLSAGISSSITGTLAGQSIMEGLTDFKLSPTVRRLITRVINLVPLLIAILLNIEPLQILVYSQVVLSMLIPLPLIPLIYYTADKKLMGGLVNKKATTVAAAIFALLIVALNAYLLYQTLAPGLV is encoded by the coding sequence ATGGTTTTACAACGCCTAAACAGGTTTACAGAGGCCTTGGGCAGGGTTTTGTCGAAGTTTCGCGTGTTCTCGGATCCGAAATTTTGGGCGTTTTTCGGCACCGGCCTGATTGTCAGCGTCGCGTACATGGATCCGGGCAATTGGGGAACCTCGATTGCGGCCGGCTCGGTTTACAATTACAGCCTGCTTTGGGCTATCTGGCTTGCAAGTGGAATGGCAATGCTTTTCCAGTATTTGTCCGGAAAAATGGGGATTGCAGGCTATTCTCTTGCCGAAGTCATTCATCTGCGCTGGAAAAACAGGTCGCTTGTGCTTGTTTATTGGCTGCTTGCAGAAGCCGCCATTCTTGCAACCGATCTTGCTGAGTTTTTGGGAATCGTCGTTGCACTAAACCTTCTGTTCGGCGTGCCCTTGCTTTTAGGCGCGTTCATAGCAATGCTTGACGTCCTGTTGCTTTTGTTCCTTGCCTCCAAGAGCTTTCGCGCAATCGAATATGCTTTCATTCTTTTCGTTTCCACCATAGGCGTGGGCTATGTTTATGAAATTTTCATCACAAAACCGGACTTGCCCTCCATTTTGGTGCATTCTGTTGTCCCCGTCCTCAGCCCGGCAATGGTTTTGTTTGTCGTCGGCATTGTCGGCGCGACTGTGATGCCGCACGCGCTTTTCGTGCATTCCTGGCTCATCAAGAACAAGATGAAGGAAAACAACGGCAAAATTGACGTAAAGACCGCCTTGTCCTACCACAAAGCCGACACAATTCTTTCCCTGCTTGTCGCCGGCCTAATCAATGCTGCAATCCTGATAATGGCTGCGGCGGCGTTTTACGGCCTGGCTTCAGGCATAGCAACGATTGATGCGGCATACCGCACGCTTACACCGCTTTTTGGTCCGCTCGCCTCAACTGTTTTTGCGGTCGCCTTGCTTTCGGCCGGCATCTCATCCTCGATAACCGGCACGCTGGCGGGGCAGAGCATAATGGAGGGCCTCACTGATTTCAAGCTCAGTCCCACTGTCAGGCGCCTGATAACAAGGGTAATAAACCTCGTTCCGTTGCTCATTGCCATTCTGCTGAACATCGAGCCGCTCCAGATCCTGGTTTACAGCCAGGTCGTGTTAAGCATGCTCATTCCCCTTCCCCTGATTCCGCTCATATACTACACCGCGGACAAAAAGCTTATGGGCGGCCTTGTGAACAAAAAAGCAACGACTGTTGCGGCGGCAATCTTCGCTTTGCTCATTGTCGCCTTGAACGCTTATCTGCTCTACCAGACGCTTGCGCCGGGATTGGTTTAA
- a CDS encoding SUF system NifU family Fe-S cluster assembly protein, with product MSELYSEIILDLYRNPVNHGELKDYDVRAGGGNPSCGDRVQITLRIENGKIADIKFFGKGCAISMASASLLTEHVKGKSLAQVKKISDKDVFEMLGGIIQTRIKCATLAKTVLQKAIEEWEKRKGKGKIETEITV from the coding sequence ATGAGCGAACTTTACTCCGAAATCATCCTCGACCTTTACAGGAACCCCGTCAACCACGGCGAACTCAAAGACTATGACGTCAGGGCCGGCGGCGGCAATCCAAGCTGCGGTGACAGAGTGCAGATAACCCTCAGAATCGAAAACGGGAAAATCGCGGACATAAAGTTTTTTGGAAAAGGCTGCGCCATAAGCATGGCATCCGCTTCCCTGCTGACCGAGCACGTGAAAGGAAAAAGCCTTGCCCAAGTGAAAAAGATTTCAGACAAGGACGTCTTTGAAATGCTCGGCGGCATCATACAGACGCGCATAAAATGCGCGACGCTCGCGAAAACCGTGCTGCAAAAGGCAATCGAAGAATGGGAAAAACGGAAAGGCAAAGGCAAAATTGAAACCGAAATAACCGTCTAA
- a CDS encoding cysteine desulfurase — protein sequence MNHMALDVKKIRKDFPILQRKINGHRFVYLDNTATTQKPLQVIDAISAYYRNTNANVHRGAYELSLESSELYEKAHEKTAKFIGANSWKEIVFTRNTTESLNVLAHSLSKMLLKKGDRVLITKLEHHSNIVPWQQLKEKGVKLEWVDVTREGRLDEKDLEEKLSHKPKIFSFTGASNALGTLNDVKRLSRMGKDAGATTILDAAQLVPHRKLDVKKTGADFCAFSGHKMLGPTGIGVLSGKEELLESMPPFLTGGDMIKTVSFEKSTWNSLPWKFEAGTPNISGGIGLAAAIDYLEKIGFDGIERHEKKLLEKATSEIERIPCVEIYGPEPRHKLGIISFNVKGVHPHDVSTVLDEKGIAIRSGNHCAQPLMDEMGIVGTARASFYVYNDLDDVQALVDGIREVKRVFKISERREK from the coding sequence ATGAATCATATGGCACTCGACGTCAAAAAAATCAGGAAAGATTTTCCCATTCTTCAGAGGAAAATCAACGGCCACCGCTTTGTCTATCTTGACAACACCGCGACGACGCAGAAACCCTTGCAGGTCATCGACGCGATAAGCGCATATTACAGGAACACGAATGCGAACGTGCATCGCGGAGCATATGAACTGAGCCTTGAAAGCTCCGAACTGTACGAGAAGGCGCACGAAAAGACCGCGAAATTCATCGGCGCCAACAGCTGGAAGGAAATAGTCTTCACGCGCAACACAACCGAATCATTGAACGTTTTGGCCCACTCTCTTTCCAAAATGCTGCTCAAAAAAGGCGACCGCGTCCTCATCACAAAGCTTGAGCACCATTCCAACATAGTGCCATGGCAGCAATTGAAGGAAAAAGGCGTAAAGCTGGAATGGGTTGACGTCACGCGAGAGGGCAGGCTCGACGAAAAAGACCTGGAGGAAAAGCTTTCGCACAAGCCGAAAATATTTTCTTTTACCGGCGCGTCAAACGCGCTTGGAACCCTCAATGACGTGAAAAGGCTTTCACGCATGGGAAAGGATGCGGGTGCAACCACGATTCTCGATGCCGCACAGCTTGTGCCGCACAGGAAACTCGACGTGAAAAAAACCGGAGCGGACTTCTGCGCGTTTTCCGGCCACAAAATGCTCGGGCCGACCGGCATAGGCGTGCTTTCCGGAAAAGAGGAATTGCTTGAAAGCATGCCCCCGTTCCTTACGGGCGGGGACATGATAAAAACGGTTTCATTCGAAAAAAGCACGTGGAATTCATTGCCATGGAAGTTCGAAGCCGGAACGCCGAACATTTCCGGCGGAATAGGCTTGGCGGCCGCGATAGATTACCTTGAAAAAATCGGCTTTGACGGCATTGAAAGGCACGAAAAAAAACTGCTTGAAAAGGCGACATCAGAAATCGAACGCATTCCATGCGTTGAAATCTACGGCCCGGAACCAAGGCACAAGCTTGGAATAATTTCCTTCAACGTGAAAGGCGTGCACCCGCACGACGTTTCAACTGTCCTGGACGAAAAGGGCATTGCGATAAGGAGCGGCAACCACTGCGCCCAGCCGCTGATGGATGAAATGGGAATTGTCGGCACTGCCAGGGCGAGCTTTTACGTTTACAATGATTTGGATGACGTGCAGGCGCTCGTTGACGGAATCAGGGAAGTCAAGCGCGTTTTCAAAATAAGCGAAAGGCGTGAAAAATGA
- a CDS encoding SufD family Fe-S cluster assembly protein, with protein MSFQTLFSKRNFEKAKQKASHPQAEFSAFEKMAFPDQKDEKWKFSKISEGDFEGLAEFAAAFRPEVKAENAQASFEQTEIAWNAADKVEAAIKAFANSFMRIKVEKGAKAKAHAKFSPQASAACVTVVEIGKDAKLDYSEEFVSGNEKIFFGCKAVFVLDEGATLNYYPVQNFGDETLSVIAREFRIGKNAVANMVQAEIGGKFSRVKVEQHFNGDGSHAGTHKTVFFGTKDQHFDITTDALHHGRQTKSDIVVKGALRDTSSTVYRGLIKIDKDAKGTDSFLQDRVLHLSKGVKSNSIPSLVIDNNDVKASHGATTSRLSDQMLFYLRSRGLSRELAQKIMVEGFLDGIVQGIPDEEARRKISGLLERKISAK; from the coding sequence ATGTCTTTCCAAACCCTGTTCAGCAAACGCAATTTTGAAAAGGCGAAACAAAAAGCAAGCCATCCGCAGGCGGAGTTCAGCGCGTTTGAAAAAATGGCGTTTCCTGACCAGAAGGACGAAAAATGGAAATTTTCAAAAATCTCCGAAGGCGATTTTGAAGGCCTTGCGGAATTCGCCGCCGCGTTCAGGCCGGAAGTGAAGGCGGAAAACGCGCAGGCCTCTTTTGAACAGACGGAAATTGCATGGAATGCAGCGGACAAAGTTGAAGCCGCGATAAAGGCGTTCGCAAACTCGTTCATGCGCATTAAAGTGGAAAAGGGCGCAAAGGCGAAAGCGCATGCAAAATTTTCCCCGCAGGCTTCGGCGGCATGCGTGACCGTCGTTGAAATCGGAAAAGACGCAAAACTCGACTATTCCGAGGAATTCGTTTCCGGAAACGAAAAGATTTTTTTCGGCTGCAAGGCGGTCTTCGTGCTGGACGAAGGCGCAACGCTGAATTATTATCCGGTGCAGAATTTCGGTGATGAAACGCTTTCCGTGATTGCACGCGAATTCAGGATTGGAAAGAACGCCGTCGCAAACATGGTGCAGGCTGAAATCGGCGGAAAGTTTTCGCGCGTGAAAGTGGAACAGCATTTCAACGGCGACGGAAGCCATGCGGGAACGCACAAGACGGTTTTTTTCGGAACCAAGGACCAGCACTTCGACATAACGACCGATGCTTTGCACCATGGCCGCCAGACGAAAAGCGACATCGTGGTGAAAGGCGCCTTGCGCGACACGTCCAGCACGGTTTACAGGGGCCTCATAAAAATCGACAAGGACGCGAAAGGAACCGATTCGTTCCTGCAGGACAGGGTATTGCATTTGTCGAAAGGCGTGAAATCAAACAGCATCCCAAGCCTCGTCATAGACAACAACGACGTGAAGGCATCGCATGGCGCCACTACAAGCAGGCTGAGCGACCAGATGCTTTTCTACCTCAGGAGCAGGGGGCTTTCCAGGGAACTTGCGCAGAAAATAATGGTTGAAGGCTTCCTCGACGGCATAGTGCAGGGCATTCCGGACGAAGAGGCGAGGCGGAAAATTTCCGGCCTGCTTGAACGTAAAATTTCGGCAAAATAA
- the sufB gene encoding Fe-S cluster assembly protein SufB, with protein MENTKLKQEFGGEYKYGFHDEEKLVFKSPKGLNEKIVRQISEMKNEPAWMLERRLAGLKHFDGTPLPKWGSDLSGIDFKAMHYYGKPAEKQFDRWEDVPEEMKNTFDKLGIPQAEQKFLAGVGAQYDSEVIYHKIRKDLEEKGVVFTDMDSGLREYEGVVKKFFGSVVPTGDNKFAALNTAVWSGGSFVFVPKDVKVEIPLQAYFRINAKNLGQFERTLIIAEPGSSVHYIEGCSAPVYSTDALHSAVVEIIAMEGANVRYTTIQNWSNDVYNLVTKRAKAFRNARVEWVDGNIGSKVTMKYPCIMLMEEGARGEVTSIAFAGKGQKQDAGAKIYHLAPNTFSNIISKSISKDGGRTVYRGTVSIGPNANNSKCNVECDALILDGESASDTVPYMTIANDDVSVSHEASVSKIDEEKLFYMESRGFSEEEAKRMLVQGFISPFIRQLPLEYAVELNRLIDLEMEGSVG; from the coding sequence ATGGAAAACACAAAACTCAAGCAGGAATTCGGAGGCGAATACAAGTACGGTTTCCACGACGAGGAAAAGCTTGTATTCAAATCGCCGAAAGGCCTCAACGAAAAAATCGTGAGGCAGATTTCGGAAATGAAAAACGAGCCTGCTTGGATGCTTGAAAGAAGGCTCGCCGGCCTTAAACACTTCGATGGCACGCCCCTGCCCAAATGGGGTTCAGACTTGTCCGGAATAGACTTCAAGGCAATGCATTATTACGGCAAACCGGCCGAAAAGCAGTTTGACAGGTGGGAGGACGTGCCGGAGGAAATGAAAAACACGTTCGACAAGCTTGGAATACCGCAAGCCGAACAGAAATTCCTTGCAGGAGTCGGGGCGCAATACGATTCGGAGGTCATTTACCACAAAATAAGGAAAGACCTTGAAGAGAAGGGAGTCGTTTTCACTGACATGGATTCCGGCCTCAGGGAATACGAAGGGGTTGTGAAAAAGTTTTTCGGCTCAGTCGTGCCGACGGGCGACAACAAGTTTGCCGCGCTCAACACAGCTGTCTGGAGCGGCGGCTCGTTCGTTTTCGTGCCGAAAGACGTGAAGGTGGAGATTCCGCTGCAGGCGTATTTCAGGATTAATGCAAAAAACCTCGGCCAGTTTGAAAGAACGCTCATAATAGCCGAGCCCGGAAGCTCGGTGCATTACATTGAAGGCTGCTCCGCCCCGGTTTATTCGACTGACGCATTGCATTCCGCGGTCGTCGAAATAATCGCAATGGAAGGCGCCAACGTCAGGTACACGACAATACAGAACTGGTCGAATGACGTTTACAACCTTGTCACGAAAAGGGCGAAGGCTTTCCGGAACGCGCGCGTGGAATGGGTGGACGGCAACATAGGAAGCAAAGTGACCATGAAATACCCGTGCATAATGCTCATGGAAGAAGGGGCGCGCGGGGAAGTTACGAGCATTGCTTTTGCAGGAAAAGGCCAGAAGCAGGACGCCGGAGCGAAAATATACCATCTCGCGCCCAACACTTTTTCGAACATCATTTCCAAGTCCATCAGCAAGGACGGCGGCAGGACGGTTTACAGGGGCACCGTCAGCATCGGCCCGAATGCAAACAATTCGAAATGCAACGTCGAGTGCGATGCGCTCATACTCGACGGGGAAAGCGCGTCCGACACGGTTCCGTACATGACGATTGCGAACGATGACGTAAGCGTTTCGCACGAGGCGAGCGTTTCAAAAATCGACGAGGAAAAACTTTTCTACATGGAAAGCCGCGGCTTTTCCGAAGAGGAAGCCAAAAGGATGCTTGTTCAGGGCTTCATCAGCCCGTTCATCAGGCAGTTGCCCCTTGAGTACGCGGTCGAATTGAACAGGCTCATCGACCTTGAAATGGAAGGCTCGGTGGGCTGA
- the sufC gene encoding Fe-S cluster assembly ATPase SufC → MPLLEIKELKAGVEGKHILNGVNLSIEKGTVHAIMGPNGSGKSTLANVLMGHPSYEVESGKAMLEGKNVLGMSPDERAKAGIFLAFQYPSELTGVKMTKFARTAMNEIRKSRGLEPIGVMEFRGVLDENAKKLRIAEGLAERNVNEGFSGGEKKRNEILQMMLLEPKLCILDEIDSGLDVDALKSVADGINALRSRDRAIAIITHYERILNHVKPDFVHVMHNGRIIKSGKFGLALEIDKKGYEPIIAETATAKAK, encoded by the coding sequence ATGCCGTTGTTGGAAATCAAAGAGTTAAAGGCGGGCGTGGAAGGCAAGCACATCCTCAATGGAGTGAACCTTTCCATTGAGAAAGGCACTGTGCATGCAATCATGGGCCCGAACGGAAGCGGGAAAAGCACCCTCGCAAACGTGCTCATGGGCCATCCAAGCTATGAAGTCGAATCCGGAAAGGCAATGCTTGAAGGCAAAAACGTTCTCGGAATGAGCCCGGATGAGCGGGCGAAAGCCGGAATATTTTTGGCGTTCCAGTATCCGAGCGAACTCACGGGAGTCAAAATGACGAAGTTTGCGCGCACTGCAATGAACGAGATCCGGAAATCGAGGGGCCTGGAGCCAATCGGGGTCATGGAATTCCGCGGCGTGCTCGACGAAAACGCGAAAAAGCTCAGGATCGCCGAAGGCCTTGCCGAGAGAAACGTCAACGAGGGCTTCAGCGGCGGCGAAAAGAAAAGAAACGAAATCCTGCAGATGATGCTTTTGGAGCCCAAGCTCTGCATTCTCGACGAAATAGACTCGGGCCTTGACGTGGACGCGCTCAAATCCGTTGCGGACGGCATAAACGCGTTGAGAAGCAGGGACAGGGCGATTGCCATAATAACGCACTATGAAAGGATCCTCAACCACGTGAAACCGGATTTCGTGCACGTAATGCACAATGGCCGCATAATCAAGTCGGGAAAATTCGGTCTCGCATTGGAAATTGACAAAAAAGGATACGAACCGATAATAGCGGAAACCGCTACGGCAAAAGCTAAATGA
- a CDS encoding winged helix-turn-helix transcriptional regulator translates to MKEFVVKPYSHCLETLGNELRLQIIRELGERPKSVQVLCKNLNVEQSRLSHSLQILKRCNFVEVKPDGKQRIYSLKSDLLTGYKEGKKDLFELLDSHIKDFCGNDCKQC, encoded by the coding sequence ATGAAAGAGTTTGTCGTGAAGCCGTACAGCCATTGCCTTGAAACATTGGGCAACGAGCTCAGGCTGCAGATCATCAGGGAGCTGGGGGAAAGACCTAAAAGCGTGCAGGTTCTCTGCAAGAACCTCAATGTAGAGCAAAGCAGGCTCAGCCACAGTCTCCAGATACTCAAAAGATGCAATTTTGTCGAAGTCAAACCCGATGGCAAGCAGCGCATATATTCTTTGAAGTCCGATTTGCTTACCGGCTACAAGGAAGGCAAAAAGGACCTTTTTGAACTGCTTGACAGCCACATCAAGGATTTTTGCGGAAACGACTGCAAACAGTGCTGA
- a CDS encoding 4a-hydroxytetrahydrobiopterin dehydratase, giving the protein MDADKAAEMLKQVEGWELIENASKIRKEFRFESFAKAMEFANNVAKICEEEGHHSEMLISFRTVTLTNYTHKINGLHENDFILAAKIGKING; this is encoded by the coding sequence ATGGACGCGGACAAGGCAGCTGAAATGCTGAAACAGGTTGAAGGCTGGGAACTCATCGAAAACGCCTCGAAGATCCGCAAAGAATTCAGATTCGAAAGCTTTGCCAAAGCAATGGAATTCGCGAACAATGTTGCAAAAATCTGCGAAGAGGAAGGGCATCATTCCGAAATGCTCATCTCATTCCGCACCGTGACTCTGACAAACTACACGCACAAAATCAACGGCTTGCACGAAAACGACTTCATTCTCGCGGCAAAAATCGGCAAAATCAACGGATGA
- a CDS encoding glycosyltransferase family 2 protein, whose translation MPEITEAGTVILIPAYNEEKQIGNAISLIRQTGIDAHIIVINDGSSDRTAEIANSMGCEVIDLPRHAGKATAVFAGIRRAIRLNARATVMLDADLTGLPKNSLDKLVASAEEATHEGRVHMTIACQNEEGNPESIYDISGQRSFSNRGLYLIDKARTRTGIKGFGLEQFLNEIFKGRTEEVPHAISTLKPFRTSNAEEQFRERVHARGVARKQRDLHRRL comes from the coding sequence ATGCCTGAAATAACCGAAGCCGGAACAGTCATCCTGATTCCGGCTTACAATGAAGAAAAACAGATCGGCAATGCCATAAGCCTGATCCGGCAAACCGGAATCGACGCGCACATAATCGTCATAAACGACGGAAGCTCCGACAGGACGGCCGAAATAGCGAATTCAATGGGCTGCGAAGTCATTGACCTGCCGCGCCATGCAGGAAAGGCAACAGCGGTCTTTGCAGGGATAAGAAGGGCGATACGGCTGAATGCACGTGCCACGGTCATGCTCGACGCGGACCTCACGGGCCTGCCGAAAAACAGCCTCGACAAGCTTGTTGCAAGCGCCGAAGAAGCCACACACGAAGGAAGGGTTCACATGACAATCGCATGCCAAAACGAAGAAGGCAATCCCGAAAGCATATACGACATTTCAGGCCAAAGGTCGTTCAGCAACAGGGGACTCTACCTTATAGACAAAGCAAGGACAAGAACAGGAATAAAGGGTTTCGGACTGGAGCAATTCCTAAATGAGATATTCAAGGGCAGAACAGAAGAGGTTCCGCACGCCATTTCCACGCTGAAGCCATTCAGGACTTCAAATGCCGAGGAACAGTTCAGGGAACGGGTGCATGCGAGGGGCGTTGCGCGCAAGCAGAGAGACCTTCACAGAAGGCTCTAA
- a CDS encoding 2-oxoacid:ferredoxin oxidoreductase subunit beta, with amino-acid sequence MVELKQLITEAKPHWCPGCGDFGLLMGVRQAISELGIPPENVVIASGIGCASHLPNYVQTYGIHSIHGRSLPVATGVKLANPELTVLMYAGDGDGYGIGMGHFIHSMRRNVDMTYMVADNQIYGLTKGQASPTSAEGMKTISTPHGNPETPVNPIFLAIASGATFVARGFAGDVRHFTDILKQAINHKGFSLIDCMQPCVTYNKINTYQWVQQRAYKLGPDHDPTNMALAIDKALEFPDKIPLGVIYKQDKPSYLDIANYIKGPVAKEKIGNDIDVKKLIDAYR; translated from the coding sequence ATGGTTGAATTGAAACAGCTCATAACCGAAGCAAAGCCCCATTGGTGCCCGGGCTGCGGCGACTTCGGCCTGTTGATGGGCGTGAGGCAGGCAATATCCGAGCTTGGCATTCCCCCTGAAAACGTGGTAATCGCAAGCGGAATAGGCTGCGCTTCGCATCTGCCGAATTACGTTCAAACCTATGGCATTCACAGCATCCACGGAAGAAGCCTGCCAGTGGCTACCGGCGTGAAGCTCGCAAATCCCGAGCTGACTGTTTTGATGTACGCCGGCGACGGAGACGGTTACGGAATAGGCATGGGCCACTTCATCCACTCAATGAGAAGAAACGTCGACATGACCTACATGGTCGCGGACAACCAGATTTACGGCCTGACAAAAGGCCAGGCCTCGCCGACAAGCGCGGAAGGCATGAAAACGATTTCAACGCCGCACGGAAACCCGGAAACACCCGTCAACCCGATTTTTTTGGCAATCGCGTCCGGCGCAACATTCGTTGCAAGAGGCTTCGCGGGAGACGTCAGGCATTTCACTGACATTTTGAAACAGGCCATAAACCACAAGGGCTTTTCATTGATTGACTGCATGCAGCCATGCGTGACCTACAACAAGATTAACACTTACCAGTGGGTTCAGCAGCGCGCTTACAAGCTCGGCCCTGACCACGACCCGACAAACATGGCATTGGCAATCGACAAGGCGCTTGAATTCCCCGACAAGATACCGCTCGGCGTGATTTACAAACAGGACAAGCCATCCTATCTCGACATCGCCAACTACATCAAAGGGCCGGTGGCAAAGGAAAAAATCGGAAACGACATCGACGTGAAAAAGCTCATCGACGCGTACAGGTAA